The following proteins are encoded in a genomic region of Cervus elaphus chromosome 15, mCerEla1.1, whole genome shotgun sequence:
- the LOC122709072 gene encoding homeobox protein Hox-B4-like codes for MSGRGGSLLGGDLSCTEWLGSSGQDTRSARGQPRPGAQATPRPPPATVTQPPPTPEGGATPEEPINTTPRLQLTCKRKLLAEAGEGTSLPSMDRRSRPCAQPRPAPPSPDHQGPWRGLQTQAPLAFPESSRH; via the exons ATGTCTGGACGTGGCGGTTCCCTGCTGGGTGGGGACCTGTCCTGCACGGAGTGGTTGGGGAGCAGTGGCCAGGACACACGCTCTGCCCGTGGGCAGCCCCGCCCAGGTGCGCAGGCCACGCCTCGCCCCCCTCCAGCGACGgtgacccagcccccgcccactCCCGAGGGCGGGGCCACGCCAGAGGAGCCCATCAACACTACCCCTCGACTTCAGCTGACATGCAAACGGAAGCTTCTTGCTGAAGCAG GAGAAGGCACCTCCCTTCCCAGCATGGACAGGCGGTCCCGGCCCTGCGCCCAGCCCCGCCCAGCTCCACCCAGTCCGGACCACCAAGGGCCCTGGCGGGGCCTCCAGACCCAAGCCCCTCTGGCCTTCCCAGAG AGTTCCAGACACTGA